In Zingiber officinale cultivar Zhangliang chromosome 1A, Zo_v1.1, whole genome shotgun sequence, the DNA window ccgaagtcagacccggacagttcgaaggctgtcaagttatttgtttacatattatctattgtcttctaactctgttttgcaggagacaaACATTTTTGTACAaagttagaagtgaccgggattggtcgactgaaccttgggatcggttgatcgaacccaCAAActagcagatcagatctccagaggttggacggggctcgaccaagggatcggtcaaccgaaccttaggatcggtcgaccgaacctgggttgggtgtcgactggatcaggcagACTGGACTGAGTCAGAgcctatcggtcgaccgaacctgtttatcgatcgaccgaacctcggatggagTTTGACCGAATCAaagcggagcgagaggatcgggcggatcagataggaggagatcgcctgatcggtcgaccgaaccttgggatcagtcgactaatccgcgtcgggtcaaacttgatcccgaagtttggggatctggatcagactttgcagagctataacaGGAgtcctcgaggtgcagcttcaacaaCGATCGCGAATAGAAGAACCTGTGCTCCTGTGTGCTGCCCTGTGCTCTTCAACAACGTGCTGCTGCTCCAACGAATTAAAGCTCTAAAAGTTCATTGTTTTccttttcgttggtatagtttctgttattgcacttaattgtaattcaTATTGTAATCACCttttttgatattatagttgttgcccaacgtaaacgctcaacgagcgtgggccttggagtaggagtcgccacaggatccgaaccaagtaaacgattgTGTCTTCTGTGGTTGGTTCTTTTTGTTTCTTATCTTCCGCTACGCTACTCGAGTTTTTCtgattccgaaacgagtgaaagccacgagcgctattccccccccccccccccccccgtctagcgctttcgatccaacagattgTTGTTGCTTTTATTTGTCGATGGAGAGTATCTCAAATGaatgtcaagaatgcatttctaaatgatGATATTtatgaagaaatttatatgacacctcctcctgaTATTTCACACCAACCTAGTGAAGTTTGCAGACTTCATAAAGTGCTTTATGATTTCAAATAAGCAGCTCGTGCTTGATTTGAGAAGTTCTCAACAGTGATTACTTTGCTTGGTTTTCATCCTATTAATCATGATTCAGCATTATTTGTCAAATGTATGAGTGTAggttatattcttttattattatatgttgatgacatgaatATTACTGATGATGATTTTAATGAAATTGCTTCCTTGAAATCTGAGTTGACTCATTATTTTACTATGAAAAACTTAGGTATACTATGCTACTTTCTAGGCATTGAGGTTACATATTCCACAAAAGGTTATTTTTTATCtcagttgatcctgtccgaatgcaaGCTCAATGGACGcggggcacgtgacgctctccacTCACTGATGATGATCTCCAATCGCCCGCAAGAACCTCTGGCGCACCTGCACAGAGTCGAGTCGGgaagggtttcccggcgacgacccttcgacgctcaagtcaaacaaGGGAACAGATGAAGAAGGTGGCTGCAGGATGAAGACTGacgtacctccgatgaagaaatgAGAGGTCTTATATAGAGCACCCAAGGAACACCAGGCAACTACATCGGGAGGCCCGCATGCCCTGTGCCATGTTGCGGTATGGTCCTGTCAGGGGAGCATATCGCGGTATGGTCCTGTCAGGGGAGCATATCTGAGGCCATACTCCTACAGTTTAGGCCATCCCTTGATGGGACGGTTAAACCTTTCTCCTCGTGAATGTAAATAATACCTAGCCATGGAGCATGTGGGCTTCTTCCTCCTGAGCCGAGCGCTCACCCGCCCGGCTGAAGCCTTTCTCCCGAGCGGACGCCTGTGCCGGCCTGGCTTAGAAGACCTCTAGTGCTTGAACACCTTTTCCCCTGTTTCCCTGTGGAACGGCCAGGCGGTCTAATCGCTTGGCCTCTGCCTTCTTTCCCTATGTCCCGGCCGAGCGGTCCATCCGCTCGGCCACTTAATTCCTTGCGTCGGAAACCCGAGCCCCTGGccgggttatctttggttccgctcggaccagCCGGTCGGGTTAACCAGGCCGTTAACCGATCggcctcccttcaagtctagtcgaaggggGCAGTAAGTccgactatgtgtccgagcggtgCTTGTCGCCTTTTGTTTTAAAAGTATTCCACAGGCCGCTCGGCGTGTGCGCCGATGTGACTCATGCGGACTGCCGTCGTTGCCGCTGTCCGAATCCCCTCGGGAACCTGCGCGTGCGTGGTATGGTGCACATTAAATGCGCCGAATCGCTCAGCGCCACGCGTCGACTATTGCGTGGCGGCGGCGTTACTTATGATGGGACGCCATCGTTTGAAATGGACGtcccgatggcgtccttgtttctcgtgacctagatcggacggcggaggccgaccggcctcggccgtataaagcctcagtCCCCCTCCTCTGCCGCCCCCTGCGCTTTGGCCTCCGACGATCCAATTCCTGTTTTTCGGCGGCTTCCATCTcaccggtgatcttttccgcccgtcTCCTTCTCAGTGAGCCTTCTTTCTTCGTTTACTAGGTCTTCCCTACTAATTTTGCCTCTCTTTCAttcccattccttcgatttcttgtTGTCCTTTTGTCTTTCcgagatggcgagctcttccgaacccgctaccaacgttcacggtccatggtatacgaccatggagagtcggtttgatgaggaggaggctcggcgtcttgttcggacgtacgcgATCCCGGACGACCATAAAATTGAGATACCCTCCCCGATCGGTCatcctcatgaaccgccgcccggcactatTTGCTTCTTCTGGGACCAGTTCCTGGGCGGCCTTAGGTTTCCCCCTCATCcctttattttattagtttgcaactacttccgtattccgctcggccagcttgtgccaaactcctttaggctgctgagcggggtgatcaTCCTCTTCAAACTGAACAATATTCCTCTGGACCCAGCAATCTTGTTCCAAGACATGCCGagttccaacaagcattggaaggagcacttcttCTATATGCGCCTtcccgagcggcctgccttccgaacccaatggcagaccgccgtgccgactcagccggagctcggaaGATATAGGAGCAGCCCGGCGTTCCTCCATGCAGCCAGCCGCttatccggtcagcggtacaagattGACAAGTTGCTCCTCGAGGGCGTATTGTATATCTTCGGTCTTTCTCCCGTCCGAGCTAGCCTTCCCTGCAGGATGTGTAAGCACCTTTTTCACTCTTTTTAcctttttatctaactgatttaaTTTTTTCTCCTGCAGCCGAAGTTATGTGGCGCGCGAAGGCTACTGAGAGCCTAAAACTGAGGGCTgtggaaattgaagcggccacTAAAAAAGAGCTTGCCGAGCGGGGCCTTATCCCAGCGCGTCCGGCAGCCGAAGGAGAAGGGACGGCCCACTCAGAAGGGCAAGGCTACCGCGTCCGTGGAGGTCCTCTCCCCGGACAGAACCCCGGCACAGGTCGAAACATCAACGACTTTTGAAGTAGAGCCCACTGACTCTCCTCGGAGGACTCGCCGTCGCCTACGATGCTTAGGTGAGATTTCCCCTATAGgcgagtcctcgggccaggctaCCGCAACCGAGGAAGAGTTGGCCGACCGTCCGACCCTCAAGATTACCCTCCGACTTCCCTCGGAGGAATACTTGTTGGCTGCTGACCAACCTTCGAGCCCTGTCCACGAGATAACTCTGACGGGTCCGCTAGCCAAGATCTTCGAGGATGCCCAGGTTCGGGCAGCTCTCATGACTCCGAAGCAGCTCGGGGACAGTAATATgcaacaggcgaccggggtaaaTTCCTTATTCTCCCTTAATAATACCACTTTGTATCTTAACTCCGTTTTCTTATGCAGCGCTGGGCCGAGCAGATCGCTATTAGCCACCGGTTGGCTGAGCTAGAGGATCTCCTGGCGAAACTCCAAGCCACCGGTGGTCCTTCGGCCGAGAAGGACGATCTGACTGCGGAGGTGGCTCGGCTCAAGAGCCAAGTCAAGAAGTGCGAAGCGGACGCCAAACGtgctactgcccggaagaagcaagcgatcgctgatctggacaagatgaaaatagatgtccgtgcgctagatcagcgatccaaggatctggagacCCAGCTGAACGTCGAGCGGGAGGGCCGTCAAGATTCCTTAACCGCTTCCCGGGCggtactcaaaaaatataaggagggagagccgagtcgcctagcagcagcgcgccaagaatacctccgctcggagcggttcggcgtaaaattcggtggcaacgtctcctcaactttcgccgaggcggtcaaggtcaccatggcgtacttgaaaaagggggggcaccttcctgctgacctgagcattccccctttagatctggcggctatgattgacgatatcccggacgccttttctaattttgaggacccggaatgaggcgagttcttccaagtaatttctgtatttcatccgctcggcggatgtaaaatttttgtacgtgtcGTTCGGCATAATTGtgtttttgtttgcccttcattgccctCTTCTGTCTATTTGGTGATTATTCGTagtcagttaagctccacgtgtttcccactagacgaccgatcaggttaatcaattgactcgttttcctcgaaatcgtttagcgatTGGCTATACtatttgcattcagtgaatgcgaagtattggcaaaccgatggccgatcggacttaatcaatttagtacttgcgaacgctcgttatttggcgtccttagttccgtccagtaagttcacagtcgcaggttcgactctcgatctttaacgacggggctcgtcggagcggatatttatagccggtcggcgcggctctcgatctttaacgacggggctcgtcggcacggatatttatagccggtcagcgcggctctcgatctttaacgacggggctcgtcggagcggatatttatagccggtcggcgcggctctcgatctttaacgacggggctcgtcggcacggatatttatagccggtcggcgcggctctcgatctttaacgacggggctcgtcggcacggatatttatagccggtcggcgcggctctcgatctttaacgacggggctcgtcggcaaggatatttatagccggtcggcgcggctctcgatctttaacgacggggctcgtcggcacgaatatttatagtcggtcggcgcggctctcgatctttaacgacggggctcgtcggcctttcaaggctaactccttaccaggccgagcgaccttggccttcatatcaTATCCCGCGctcgaacaatatttatgcccggccgaacaacACGGGTCATTCGCTTACGAGTCTTTAAATagataaacctcccggccgatcggctcgggggccttcattctcgagctcccagctcggatataaacctcccggccgatcagctcgggggccttcgttctCGAACTATAATCCCCGTTCGGCGAACGATACTTGCGGCCTTGCCGATTTCCTAATTCTTATTCTTATATTTCAATTGCACAACTACACGAGTAAATTACATTAGCGCACCTTTCCCTTCCTGTTATCCTGAACGGGAGCTTTTTCGGAAGAAGATCCCCATTCGATATGGGCGGGCTCATTTTCTAGAGGCATCTGGAATAAGGCTATAGGAAAAGCCTCCAGTAGAGATAGGCTCCAGTCGGTCCACTGGTATAGGCCGACCGGCCGAGGTTGATGTTGCTTGTTGCGGCGCTCGCTCGACTTGCGCCTTCTGTCGCTGGTGTTCTACTATCTTTGTTGCCCTTGCCtcaatcagagcgtcgagttcctcgttcgaaagcgtcaccatgtgttgtcgtccagcctcgtccattgtcttcgatcggatgcaggagcgttcccacaaacggcgccaaattgatcctgtccgaatgcgaGCTCAATGGACGcggggcacgtgacgctctccacTCGCTGATGATGATCTCCAATCGCCCGCAAGAACCTCCGACGCACCTGCACagagtcgagccgggaagggtttcccggcgacaaccctctgacgctcaagtcaagcaagggaacagatgaagaaggtggctgcaggatgaagactggcgtacctccgatgaagaaatgAGAGGTCTTATATAGAGCACCCAAGGAACACCAGGCAACTACATCGGGAGGCCCGCATGCCCTGTGCCATGTTGCGGTATGGTCCTGTCAAGGGAGCATATCGCGGTATGGTCCTGTCAAGGGAGCATATCTGAGGCCATACTCCCACAGTTTAGGCCATCCCTTGATGGGACGGTTAAACCTTTCTCCTCGTGAATGTAAATAATACCTAGCCATGGAGCATGTGGGCTTCTTCCTCCTGAGCCGAGCGCTCACCCGCCCGGCTGAAGCCTTTCTCCCGAGCGGACGCCTGTGCCGGCCTGGCTTAGAAGTCCATCCGCTCGGCCACTTAATTCCTTGCGTCGGAAACCCGAGCCCCTGGccgggttatctttggttccgctcggaccagCCGGTCGGGTTAACCAGGTCGTTACTCGATCGGCTTACCTTTGGATTGATCCTGACCAAGGACCCTCCTTAAAGCGGGGCCCCCTCTTCTTAATACCGGATcatcagtcaaagtatatatctaatATATTTGAGCGTGCAcatcttactgataatagagtcgttgatactactattgagactaatgctcgatattctccatttGATAGCTCATCTTTATCGGAATCTAGGTTGTACCAAattattgttggaagcttggtttatctcaccaTGACTTGTCCAGAAATTGTATATGTTATTCATGTGGTTAATCAATTTATCGCTGCACCAATTACAGTTCATTGGGCTATTATTTTTTGTATTCTCAAGTATATTCAaggcactcaatttcaaaactttttatttccttctacttcatctctggAGCTGCGTGCTACTTTGATGCTTATTGGACTGGTGATCCTATGGATCGTAAATCTACCAttgacttttatatttttttggtgattccctcatttcttagaagagtaagaaacaagaTGTTATTTTTAGATCTTCCATAAAAGCTGAGTATCGTGCCTTTACcacaactacttgtgagatagtttgattGCATTAGTTGCTTACGGATATGGGTATTCTTCTTCATCAACCTAGttcgttatattgtgataatcatagTGTTATTTAAATTGTgcgcaattcaatttttcatgagcggacaaaatatattgaaattgattattACATTACTCATCATTATCTTCAGATTGACACCATCACATTGTATTTCAttccattaaatttataaattgctgatatgtttaccaaaGCACATTTTGTTTCACgcttttattttttgtttgatAAACTATCAATACTTTTAGTTGTAGCATCGTAAGTTTGAAAAgggatattatatatatatatatatatatatatatatatatatatataatttttaaggtAATTTAGTATTTTTCCcttttctatttaggatttagaaTTTCTTAACTAAGTTATATAATGCTTTATACTATGTGTCTCTATTATTCTTTTTGGATTATGGCTAGCTTTTTttgctttttaatttttatagattGAATGAAAATCTAGCCTTAGTATAATCTCCTTCCATGAAAACTAATAGCATGACCAGATAACATCCCTTCTAGACGAGATTTGGATCAAGGTGAGGAAGATCTAGGGTTTATCAGTGAGGTAGAAATCCATCCCAACATCAAGAACGATGACATCCAATAGGTCTTCTCTTAGATTTATTCCTGTAGCATGATGATTTCCTGCGGAGAGCAACCAACATCAAAAGATTCATCGGGAAGTCCGACAAGACTACTTTAATGCTTAAGTTAGCATGAAAATTTGATAGAGATAAAGCGAAGAATACCATGGTAAAATATAATAAAGTAGATGATATAGCATAATCAAATTCGAGAGCATAATAGTCTCTTAGATAGTAGCTTTTCTCCGAGAGAGTTTCCCCCTCTTATCTTATAGGGAGAAGCTCAAGAGACTCCTCCTCTTTCAAGAAACATTAAAGGATATATTTGTAACTGTCGTGTGCTTTAATGTTAGAAAATATCGCAAGCCGAAAACTTGGAAGATTGGCAACTCGATGAGTCGATAAATCTGACCGGCTCTGAAGGTTGAAGATTattgatatgctatgtggaagttATGTTGATTAAGTCTTGAAAACCGTCATTTGGTCCTTATATTACCGAATCTTGACCTGCCACATGGCTTATCTGTTGACCCCTCCGTCATTTTTTATGCATGTAATTTCTATGAGAATATCACTCATGGAACATCAATGGAGCTGATGAGAGATCGATCCTTTATTTCAAACGTAAACTTTATTGAAGAAGAAGATAAGGATTTAGAATATTTTGGTGACGCTGGAGGCTCCGTCGACCATGAGGTTGTGGCCGCTCACGAACCTCGACTCGTCGCTGGCCAAGAACAGAGCGGCATTTGCCATGTCCTCAGCCTTCAGCCTCACGCCCTTCAGAGTCGAGATCACCTCTCCCAATGCCTCCAGCTCCTCCTCACTCGCCTGCATGTTCGACATTGTCTGCGGCGTCGCCACCATAGACGGCGACACGCAGTTCACACGCACCCCGTGCTTGCCCAGCTCCGCCGCCGCGCTCCGCGCCAACCCCACCACCGCGTGCTTCGAGCACACGTACACCGGCGGACCCAGCCCTCCCACCACCGACACCATGCTCGCCGTGATTATGATGCTCCCGCCTCGCCCCGCCGCTACCATGGCCCGCCCCGCGTGCTTCGTCCCCAGTAGCGCTCCCAGCACGTTGACCCCCATCACCCGCTCGAACACCGCGGCCGTGTCGTCCTCGCCGAGGATGCTGCTGCCGAAGGGGTCACCGATGCCGGCGTTGTTGAACATGATGTCAAGCTTGCCGAAGAGGGAGATGGCGGTGTCCACGGCGCGCTTCACGTCGGACTCGCATCGGACGTCGCAGTGGACGTAGGAGGCGACGTCGTCGGAGCCGAGGCTGGCGCAGAGGGCCTTCCCCTTCTCGTCTTGGAGGTCAGCGACGATGACACGAGCGCCGTGGCGGACGAACAACTTGACAGTGGCCTCGCCAATGCCACTAGCGCCGCCGGTGATGACGGCGACCTTGCCTTCGAGCCTGATGAATCAATTAATCAACCATACAATCGATTACCTAAGGAgaaaccaaacacacaaaatttaacaaattaaaagtaaTTAAAGACCTCCTCTCCATTGAAGATATCTTATTGATCTCGAACTAAattttgttgatgcttgattGATCTCTCTTCTTCCGTTTTTATAGGCCTTAATATAAGAAGGTATATATCATCCTTGTGATAATTATATTATTAGAcgcttttaaatatttaaatctccaTTTTCCTATTTCTTGACTATATAAATGTAAATATATAGAATAAGTTATGAAATTAAAATAAGTTACTATCTTGACTTACATGATCGATTGAAGGCAGATTGTAAAGGCAACCCGTTTTTCATATGGACTTAGAGTGTTATCGGTCCCATGTAGTGACTTGCATGATTGGAGGCTCTTTCGTCTCTGCTTCCTTGTCTCTATCTCTTAGttttccttttaaaaaatatCCTTTCTTTGACTCCTTAGCTGGTAGCTTCGCCAACTTAGCTTCTAGATCTGAAGCCACCACCACACGTTCAGCTAGCCGAGATAAGTgttttcctttaaaaaaaaatatatatccttTGTTTGACTCCTTAGCTGGTAGCTTCGCCAACCTTTAGTTCTGAAGCCACC includes these proteins:
- the LOC122001660 gene encoding momilactone A synthase-like, which codes for MERRLEGKVAVITGGASGIGEATVKLFVRHGARVIVADLQDEKGKALCASLGSDDVASYVHCDVRCESDVKRAVDTAISLFGKLDIMFNNAGIGDPFGSSILGEDDTAAVFERVMGVNVLGALLGTKHAGRAMVAAGRGGSIIITASMVSVVGGLGPPVYVCSKHAVVGLARSAAAELGKHGVRVNCVSPSMVATPQTMSNMQASEEELEALGEVISTLKGVRLKAEDMANAALFLASDESRFVSGHNLMVDGASSVTKIF